The Methanolacinia petrolearia DSM 11571 genome has a segment encoding these proteins:
- a CDS encoding TIGR04083 family peptide-modifying radical SAM enzyme, with protein MKTPFHVMLIPTLGCPSRCRYCWSSDVNSPRMSIDTIKDVVAWMKDLKDNQVTFTFHGGEPLLAGADFYREALPLLAEGLPHLDPAFAIQTNLWLMTPEIADVLAEYNIPVGSSIDGPKEINDLQRGEGYFDKTLKGYKIAREQGLDVRFICTFTSESVERKEDIFRFFLDNGLTLKLHPALPSLKASEPEKYALAPEKFGELLVYLLDMALEHFGEIEIMNINDLCRCVFTRHGNVCTFADCMGSTFAIGPDGSIYPCYRFVGMPEWVMGNVADKPSIEELMSSGAGRKMLAFKDYVDKNCGGCAHIRYCRGGCPYNAIAPSGGEICGVDPHCPAYKRIFDEINDRLNTEMFEAPAVDMYAFSSKRKKKSGPGVMSLIQDMAFNRF; from the coding sequence ATGAAAACGCCCTTCCACGTAATGCTGATCCCCACCCTCGGGTGCCCTTCGAGATGCCGCTACTGCTGGAGTTCCGATGTGAATTCGCCCCGGATGAGCATTGATACGATAAAGGACGTAGTCGCCTGGATGAAGGATCTGAAAGACAACCAGGTCACGTTCACGTTCCACGGGGGCGAACCTCTCCTTGCCGGGGCGGATTTCTACCGTGAGGCGCTCCCTCTTCTTGCAGAAGGCCTCCCGCATCTCGATCCCGCATTCGCCATCCAGACCAACCTCTGGCTGATGACACCGGAGATCGCCGATGTCCTTGCAGAGTATAATATCCCGGTCGGCTCGAGCATCGACGGGCCGAAGGAGATAAACGATCTCCAGCGTGGCGAAGGCTACTTTGATAAAACCTTAAAAGGCTACAAGATCGCCAGAGAGCAGGGGCTTGACGTCAGGTTCATATGCACCTTCACCTCCGAATCCGTAGAGAGGAAGGAGGATATCTTCCGGTTCTTCCTCGATAACGGCCTGACCCTCAAGCTTCACCCGGCACTTCCGTCCCTCAAGGCTTCAGAACCCGAGAAGTATGCCCTTGCGCCGGAAAAGTTTGGTGAGCTTCTCGTATACCTCCTTGATATGGCGCTGGAGCATTTCGGCGAGATCGAGATCATGAACATCAACGATCTCTGCAGGTGCGTATTCACGAGGCACGGGAACGTCTGCACTTTTGCGGACTGCATGGGCAGCACCTTCGCGATCGGTCCGGACGGGAGCATATACCCCTGCTACAGGTTCGTCGGTATGCCCGAGTGGGTGATGGGAAATGTGGCTGACAAACCGTCGATCGAAGAACTGATGTCATCCGGTGCGGGACGGAAGATGCTGGCGTTTAAGGATTATGTGGATAAAAACTGTGGCGGATGCGCACACATCAGATACTGCCGCGGGGGGTGCCCGTACAATGCAATCGCACCTTCCGGCGGGGAGATCTGCGGTGTCGATCCCCACTGCCCCGCATATAAAAGAATCTTCGACGAGATCAACGACCGGCTGAATACGGAGATGTTCGAGGCGCCGGCTGTGGATATGTATGCCTTCAGTTCGAAACGGAAGAAGAAGTCCGGGCCGGGGGTAATGTCACTTATACAGGACATGGCCTTCAACAGATTTTAA
- a CDS encoding helicase HerA domain-containing protein, producing MEEGKHRMIAGGTGSGKSHFTGLLIEEDYKQKQPFIILDTKTRNHIGLAALKQVKTLQIKPGYSYNFERAMQTPFLLCYPSPDMRTKALIEQYDQLLDTIYNDKSRRNIYIEEAHLFNPSPQKSNEWLELFAREGRGYGMFASFITQRIQDFPKLLWSQCGITYLGKFNIPQDIRYVEGIIPNFSDIDRTLKKHDIVRYDHNENGFKVIKAGKIHRITKHYG from the coding sequence ATGGAAGAAGGAAAGCACAGGATGATCGCCGGAGGAACCGGGAGCGGAAAAAGCCATTTTACCGGGTTACTCATTGAAGAAGACTACAAACAGAAACAGCCCTTTATTATCCTCGATACAAAAACCCGAAATCATATCGGATTAGCGGCATTGAAGCAGGTTAAGACCTTGCAGATTAAACCGGGGTATTCATATAATTTTGAAAGAGCCATGCAGACTCCTTTTTTATTATGCTATCCTTCCCCGGATATGAGAACAAAGGCACTAATCGAGCAATACGATCAGTTGTTGGATACGATTTATAACGATAAATCAAGGCGGAATATCTACATTGAGGAAGCCCATTTATTTAATCCGTCCCCTCAGAAATCTAACGAATGGCTGGAACTCTTCGCCAGAGAGGGCCGCGGTTATGGGATGTTTGCCAGTTTTATAACTCAGAGGATACAGGATTTCCCTAAATTGCTGTGGTCTCAGTGCGGTATAACATACCTGGGTAAATTCAATATCCCGCAGGATATCCGATATGTAGAAGGAATAATCCCGAATTTCTCGGATATTGATCGGACTCTGAAAAAGCATGATATTGTCAGATATGACCACAATGAAAACGGATTTAAGGTGATTAAGGCGGGTAAGATTCACAGAATAACGAAACATTACGGTTAA
- a CDS encoding DNA-methyltransferase, with translation MKHTLINADVIKGLQKLPVQSVHTVVTSPPYWSLRDYGIEGQIGLEETPEAHIQKIVEVFREVRRVLRDDGTLWLNYGDCYTSGNKTGHGSKIGWKQQTNRGSDGLRDAPRLPMPAGLKNKDLVGMPWRIALALQEDGWYLRCDIVWNKPNPMPESVNDRPTRSHEYIFLMTKSPQYFYDAEAIRENVSGGAHHRGDYKGDLPKTANPGKRIKNNSSFTKACWGSSDPRVSSSSRNLQGHSGNLNSEGKPLCDKFSRNARSVWTIPTQPRPDAHFATFPDELARRCILAGTSEYGCCPHCGTPWVRIVKTEGGTTGQGWHDHSNDLQKGQIAPPSSSFKDYRRYTEGWTSSCTCEKNTPIPCTVLDPFGGSGTVADIAREQNRSSILIEINPSYVEMQKQRLRADEQLDTGICQIEIIT, from the coding sequence ATGAAACATACCCTAATAAATGCAGATGTAATCAAAGGACTTCAAAAACTCCCCGTTCAATCGGTTCATACCGTTGTAACTTCTCCCCCATATTGGAGTTTAAGAGACTATGGTATAGAGGGTCAGATCGGTTTAGAGGAGACACCAGAAGCACATATACAAAAAATAGTTGAAGTGTTTAGAGAAGTCCGTAGAGTTTTAAGAGACGATGGGACATTATGGCTCAATTACGGAGATTGTTATACATCGGGAAATAAAACAGGGCATGGGAGTAAGATCGGATGGAAGCAACAAACAAACAGGGGTAGCGACGGATTAAGAGATGCCCCGCGGCTGCCAATGCCTGCAGGATTGAAAAATAAAGATCTTGTAGGTATGCCATGGAGAATTGCACTTGCATTACAAGAAGACGGGTGGTATTTAAGGTGCGATATTGTTTGGAATAAACCAAATCCTATGCCTGAAAGTGTAAATGACAGGCCGACCCGGAGCCATGAATATATTTTCCTTATGACTAAAAGTCCTCAATATTTCTATGATGCAGAAGCAATCCGGGAAAATGTTTCCGGGGGAGCACACCATCGAGGAGACTATAAAGGGGATCTACCTAAAACTGCAAACCCAGGTAAGCGAATAAAAAATAATTCGTCTTTCACAAAAGCATGTTGGGGTTCCAGCGATCCCCGGGTATCATCTTCATCAAGGAACCTGCAGGGACATTCAGGAAATTTAAATTCTGAAGGAAAACCGTTATGTGATAAATTTTCACGAAATGCCCGTTCAGTCTGGACCATTCCCACACAACCCCGTCCAGACGCTCATTTTGCAACATTCCCCGATGAACTCGCCCGGCGTTGTATTCTTGCCGGGACATCTGAATATGGATGTTGTCCACATTGTGGCACTCCTTGGGTGAGAATTGTTAAAACTGAAGGTGGCACAACAGGACAGGGGTGGCATGATCATTCAAATGACCTGCAGAAAGGCCAAATCGCCCCGCCCTCCTCTTCATTCAAAGACTATCGGAGGTATACGGAAGGGTGGACATCCAGCTGCACCTGTGAAAAAAATACTCCAATCCCTTGCACTGTCCTTGATCCGTTCGGCGGGTCCGGCACAGTTGCGGATATCGCCAGGGAGCAGAACAGATCAAGTATTCTTATAGAAATAAATCCATCTTACGTTGAAATGCAAAAGCAGCGTTTAAGAGCAGATGAACAACTTGATACTGGGATCTGCCAGATTGAGATTATAACATGA
- a CDS encoding type II toxin-antitoxin system RelE family toxin — protein MVESDFSDTATKFLKRNKAVNKVIMAKIKKCLEDHLFDTIRSCNKHELKGEFKGFWRLHVTDYVVIYKIAGIRPYRHAFIYKIMTEKAYHNWIKY, from the coding sequence ATGGTTGAATCCGATTTTTCAGATACGGCAACTAAATTTTTAAAGAGAAATAAAGCGGTAAATAAAGTTATAATGGCAAAAATAAAGAAATGTCTTGAGGATCATCTTTTCGACACAATTCGATCATGTAATAAGCACGAGCTAAAAGGTGAATTTAAAGGATTTTGGAGGTTACACGTCACCGATTATGTAGTAATCTATAAAATTGCAGGGATAAGACCTTACAGACATGCCTTTATTTATAAAATTATGACTGAAAAGGCATATCATAACTGGATTAAATATTAA
- the cobO gene encoding cob(I)yrinic acid a,c-diamide adenosyltransferase codes for MKAGYLQVYTGTGKGKTTAAFGTAMRSVLHGGRVFFAQFIKMSETAELLVPDHFSNFTIMQFGEGFFLDREPTEDDRRLAEEGFSKCLAVMSSGEYDLVVMDEVNVAIHYGLLDPATVVAAIESRAPGTEVICTGRNAPPELIEAADLVTEMRKIKHYFDKGVRAREGIEY; via the coding sequence ATGAAGGCAGGATATCTACAGGTCTATACAGGCACAGGCAAGGGAAAGACGACCGCGGCATTCGGCACCGCGATGAGATCTGTTCTGCACGGGGGCAGGGTTTTCTTCGCCCAGTTCATCAAGATGTCGGAGACAGCGGAGCTTCTTGTGCCCGACCATTTCAGCAATTTTACAATCATGCAGTTCGGCGAAGGTTTCTTCCTCGACAGGGAGCCTACCGAAGACGACCGGAGGCTCGCTGAAGAAGGATTTTCGAAATGCCTGGCCGTGATGTCTTCGGGAGAATACGACCTTGTCGTAATGGACGAAGTGAATGTCGCGATTCATTACGGCCTCCTTGACCCGGCAACCGTCGTTGCGGCGATCGAATCGAGGGCTCCCGGCACGGAGGTCATATGCACCGGAAGAAATGCGCCGCCTGAACTGATCGAGGCCGCGGACCTCGTCACCGAAATGAGAAAGATAAAGCATTATTTTGACAAAGGCGTCCGTGCGAGAGAGGGTATAGAATACTAA
- a CDS encoding MarR family transcriptional regulator — MDLNLTDTQKRIASLAAREDLTQAQIARRVGCNKSTVSRTIAKLIKFGLLQPSPKTGYTCRWYKGSPDLRTGRDLVVSRPHNYQLKYQILHTDGDLSLDPVSVGYYKPWKPRGDVRYKFLWGCDSPGSANITIDVHPHTIIAYPDGKQELSAPSLEILNTRVLLETHEAVTSWVRAQFWQGCKIEINKPEVCGELITRPHVAFRGSSGLIDQGVTLPGWWTDHSHGIPEVETDQWQDATTLDEAIRTIQGMTPIFSELPQLTREIREIHDELKKLKGESGK; from the coding sequence ATGGATCTGAATCTCACCGACACCCAGAAAAGGATCGCCTCTCTTGCGGCTCGCGAGGATCTCACCCAGGCACAGATCGCCCGGCGGGTAGGTTGCAATAAATCCACTGTAAGCCGGACAATTGCAAAACTCATAAAATTTGGTCTACTGCAACCGTCCCCTAAAACCGGCTATACCTGCCGGTGGTACAAAGGATCGCCAGATCTCAGAACCGGGCGGGATCTTGTCGTATCCCGTCCTCATAACTACCAACTGAAATATCAGATCCTACACACAGACGGAGATCTCTCACTCGACCCGGTAAGTGTCGGGTATTACAAGCCGTGGAAACCTCGCGGCGATGTCCGTTATAAATTCTTATGGGGCTGTGATTCCCCCGGTTCTGCCAATATCACGATCGATGTTCATCCCCATACGATCATAGCCTACCCGGACGGAAAGCAGGAACTGTCCGCCCCTTCTCTTGAAATTCTCAATACTCGGGTACTGCTTGAAACACACGAAGCCGTGACCTCATGGGTTCGCGCTCAATTTTGGCAAGGTTGTAAAATCGAGATTAACAAGCCGGAGGTATGCGGGGAGCTTATCACCCGTCCGCATGTCGCCTTCAGGGGATCGTCTGGCCTTATCGATCAGGGTGTAACACTCCCCGGGTGGTGGACTGATCATAGTCACGGAATCCCGGAAGTCGAAACCGATCAATGGCAGGATGCAACGACCCTCGACGAAGCGATCCGCACCATTCAGGGCATGACCCCGATCTTTTCTGAATTACCTCAATTAACGCGGGAAATCCGCGAAATTCACGACGAATTAAAAAAACTAAAAGGAGAATCAGGAAAATGA
- a CDS encoding M24 family metallopeptidase, whose protein sequence is MNNKVPRDELKSRMDRFRAGMNKSHPGWEMAAIFGKVNLYYFTGTMQDGVLLIPSNSDAVFWVRRSCERAVAESQFPDIRQMRSYRDAATATDDLPQTIFVETELVTLGLIERFRKHFGFIDVKSLDYVLGMVRAQKSDYEISLMEKSGKIHRRVLEERVPEIVSEGMSELDFALKLYSLMMEEGHHGVARFGMFDTEILVGQIGFGESSIYPTCFNGPGGAAGLGPAVPLLGSRERKLKHGDLIFADTGSGFHGYHTDKTMTYTFKEPLSEDAVESHNGCLEVQDRIASMLRPGAVPSEIYRDVMESLNKDFLKNFMGYGDRTVNFLGHGVGLLVDEIPVIAAGFDEPLVENMVFALEPKKGVKGVGMVGVENTFVVTPSGGRCITGTHPGLMLIE, encoded by the coding sequence ATGAATAATAAAGTCCCGCGGGACGAGCTGAAGTCGAGAATGGACCGCTTCAGGGCGGGAATGAACAAATCCCATCCCGGCTGGGAGATGGCCGCAATATTCGGCAAGGTAAACCTGTATTATTTCACCGGGACGATGCAGGACGGGGTTCTGCTCATCCCGTCGAACAGCGATGCGGTCTTCTGGGTCAGGAGGAGCTGCGAGAGAGCTGTCGCAGAGTCGCAGTTCCCGGATATCAGGCAGATGAGAAGCTACCGTGACGCCGCAACAGCCACCGACGACCTGCCGCAGACAATATTCGTCGAGACCGAACTGGTTACACTCGGTCTGATCGAGAGATTCCGGAAGCATTTCGGGTTCATCGATGTGAAATCGCTCGACTATGTCCTCGGGATGGTCCGGGCGCAGAAGAGCGATTACGAGATCTCGCTCATGGAGAAGTCGGGGAAGATCCACCGCCGCGTTCTCGAGGAGCGTGTCCCGGAAATAGTCAGCGAAGGAATGAGCGAACTCGATTTCGCCCTGAAACTCTATTCGCTCATGATGGAGGAAGGTCATCACGGTGTGGCCAGGTTCGGTATGTTCGACACAGAGATACTCGTCGGCCAGATAGGATTCGGCGAGAGCTCGATCTATCCTACCTGCTTCAACGGCCCCGGCGGAGCTGCCGGACTCGGGCCCGCTGTTCCCCTGCTCGGCAGCCGCGAGAGGAAGCTTAAACACGGAGATCTCATATTCGCAGACACCGGGTCCGGGTTCCACGGATATCATACCGACAAGACGATGACCTATACGTTCAAAGAGCCTCTCTCCGAAGATGCTGTGGAGTCCCACAACGGCTGTCTTGAGGTACAGGACAGGATCGCCTCCATGCTCCGGCCCGGAGCTGTCCCTTCGGAGATATACCGGGATGTAATGGAATCCCTCAATAAGGACTTCCTCAAGAACTTCATGGGCTACGGTGACCGGACCGTGAACTTCCTCGGTCATGGTGTCGGTCTCCTGGTCGACGAGATCCCCGTAATCGCGGCAGGCTTCGACGAGCCCCTCGTCGAAAACATGGTCTTTGCATTAGAGCCGAAGAAAGGCGTAAAGGGTGTCGGGATGGTCGGGGTCGAGAACACCTTCGTCGTGACACCCTCAGGCGGACGATGTATCACCGGAACACATCCCGGCCTGATGCTCATCGAGTGA
- the mmp10 gene encoding methyl coenzyme M reductase-arginine methyltransferase Mmp10 (Mmp10 (methanogenesis marker protein 10) is a cobalamin-requiring radical SAM methyltransferase that creates the methylarginine modification to methyl coenzyme M reductase.), protein MGRLNVDIGGSPGRDCRGFCSFCYFKRLKKEDDPEPFGCKYCLPFSKGCEYCTNGVREKYEGFKDLKEVADSVLADLQIMDGDLTGITISGGGDPSCYPEFRDLMEILGSMEVPIHIGYTSGKGFDDPDLAEFMIENGLSEISFTVFASDPALRAKHMGDPTPEVSLEIFKRLCKKIDVYAAAVVLRGVNDGKVLEETCRWVEECGAKGIILMRFANRTDQGLILGNAPIIDGQMLHTVREFSEIVSDLNSKFKMKISGTPLGDPSIGSPFAIIKEPDLLEKLPRVEKKATIITGSIAARPIQQVLDACGNETWVYGTEKEIACLITIDDLKTVDLSKIEETVIIPGRCFVHEKEAEEVLSADGVQRRIVRGPEMLTADAETSMGMDKNGVLEMEMEGFADLIRLINMYGK, encoded by the coding sequence ATGGGTCGCCTGAACGTGGATATTGGAGGAAGCCCGGGGAGGGACTGCCGCGGATTCTGTAGTTTCTGTTATTTCAAGCGGCTGAAGAAGGAGGATGATCCTGAGCCGTTCGGGTGCAAATACTGCCTCCCCTTCTCTAAAGGGTGCGAATACTGCACCAACGGCGTCCGCGAAAAATACGAGGGATTCAAGGATCTAAAAGAGGTCGCCGACAGCGTCCTCGCCGATCTCCAGATAATGGACGGCGATCTCACCGGAATTACGATCAGCGGCGGAGGCGATCCCTCCTGCTACCCCGAATTCCGGGACTTAATGGAGATCCTCGGCAGCATGGAAGTCCCGATCCACATCGGCTATACAAGCGGAAAAGGATTTGACGATCCCGACCTCGCCGAGTTCATGATCGAAAACGGCCTATCTGAGATATCCTTCACAGTATTCGCAAGCGACCCCGCACTCCGGGCGAAGCACATGGGCGATCCCACCCCCGAAGTCTCGCTTGAGATCTTCAAAAGGCTCTGCAAAAAGATCGACGTCTATGCAGCGGCCGTCGTCCTCAGGGGCGTAAACGACGGAAAAGTCCTCGAAGAAACCTGCCGGTGGGTCGAAGAATGCGGTGCGAAGGGGATCATCCTCATGAGATTCGCGAACCGCACCGACCAGGGACTCATACTCGGAAACGCCCCCATAATAGATGGGCAGATGCTTCATACCGTTCGTGAATTCTCCGAGATCGTCTCTGACCTGAACTCGAAGTTCAAAATGAAGATCAGCGGAACACCGCTCGGCGACCCCTCCATCGGCTCACCGTTCGCAATCATAAAAGAGCCCGATCTCCTCGAAAAACTCCCGAGAGTAGAGAAGAAGGCGACCATAATCACCGGCTCCATCGCCGCCCGCCCGATACAGCAGGTGCTCGATGCATGCGGAAACGAAACCTGGGTCTACGGAACGGAGAAGGAGATCGCCTGCCTCATAACAATCGACGACCTGAAGACCGTCGATCTCTCGAAGATCGAAGAGACCGTAATCATCCCCGGCAGGTGCTTCGTCCACGAAAAAGAGGCCGAAGAAGTCCTCTCCGCAGACGGTGTTCAACGACGGATCGTAAGAGGCCCCGAGATGCTCACCGCCGATGCGGAGACCAGCATGGGCATGGATAAAAACGGAGTTTTGGAGATGGAGATGGAAGGGTTTGCAGATCTGATCCGGCTCATCAATATGTACGGAAAGTAA
- a CDS encoding PKD domain-containing protein produces MGTITATLNPMLLGETTQLTFNHDSLPDPQYTWNVRKDGVPVSGLSSSGNTASFTPSEMGTYVISVVAQGHVNNTPVGSDSGSITIELVYGSRVAVGTVTVNHSLTATATNAAGFQWQESPDGNTWTDISGATAATVIIKSWTGAEGEIANGDAYTNAYAAITAYDHYYRCIATNGSKTTISNILHVVHSGGNGSPTVTSL; encoded by the coding sequence ATGGGAACAATTACAGCAACACTAAACCCTATGCTTTTAGGTGAAACAACACAGCTTACTTTTAATCATGATTCGCTGCCAGACCCGCAATATACATGGAATGTTCGAAAAGACGGTGTTCCCGTTTCGGGTTTATCTTCTTCGGGAAATACTGCATCTTTTACACCTTCTGAGATGGGAACATATGTTATTTCAGTAGTGGCTCAAGGCCATGTAAATAATACGCCTGTGGGAAGCGATTCGGGATCGATAACCATTGAGCTTGTATATGGTTCAAGGGTTGCGGTCGGAACAGTTACGGTAAATCATTCTTTAACCGCAACGGCGACAAATGCGGCAGGTTTCCAATGGCAGGAATCACCCGACGGCAACACATGGACGGATATAAGCGGAGCAACAGCGGCAACTGTAATTATAAAATCATGGACCGGTGCCGAAGGCGAGATCGCAAACGGGGATGCATACACAAACGCATATGCAGCGATCACAGCTTACGATCATTATTATCGGTGTATTGCTACAAACGGCAGCAAAACGACAATATCAAATATTCTGCATGTTGTTCATTCAGGTGGAAACGGAAGCCCGACAGTTACAAGTTTATAG
- a CDS encoding ASCH domain-containing protein gives MKKKASEKAAALMAIRPEYVEKIAEGTKTFELRRKIGQEFVERKIPTIAVYSSAPTQRIVGLIEVLKVHHMSLKDLWRLVEGSAGISYIQYQEYFKGVSSGYAIEILRYIPTFYSTLSELGITRPPQNYQFINETQLDQILSKGLM, from the coding sequence ATGAAAAAGAAAGCATCAGAGAAGGCCGCCGCCTTAATGGCGATAAGGCCGGAATATGTCGAAAAGATTGCCGAAGGTACAAAAACCTTTGAATTACGCCGGAAAATCGGGCAGGAATTTGTAGAAAGAAAAATCCCTACAATTGCTGTCTATTCCTCCGCTCCCACACAAAGGATCGTCGGCCTGATAGAAGTATTGAAAGTTCATCACATGTCCTTAAAAGATCTCTGGCGTCTTGTGGAAGGATCTGCCGGGATCTCATACATTCAATATCAGGAATACTTTAAGGGTGTTTCTTCAGGTTACGCGATCGAGATCCTCCGGTATATTCCCACCTTCTACAGCACACTCTCAGAGTTAGGGATCACCCGCCCGCCGCAAAATTACCAGTTCATCAATGAAACGCAGTTGGATCAGATCCTCTCTAAGGGGCTGATGTGA
- a CDS encoding Glu/Leu/Phe/Val family dehydrogenase, producing the protein MNMEQNLFESVKQNICTCATGPQLTPNLESLLKSPMKEIHVSLPVRMDDGTIRTFQGFRVQYNNARGPAKGGIRYHTDETIETIRGLAAIMTLKCALHELPLGGAKGGVVCNPKAMSKGELERLSRAYIQALDCSIGPDRDIPAPDVYTNEQTMGWMIDEYIRQTGCVHFGAITGKPLSLGGSEGRHDSTARGGWYCIREAAKETGIGMEMKETSYSPESKAETGEAAPSVAIQGFGNVGYNAALIGKEFAGCRIVAVSDSSGGIYSDEGLDVAGVMKHKKETGSVRYFPGTEDITNSQLFELDVDVLIPAALENAITEKNADEVRAKILAEFANGPTSPAAEEIMNKRGIHIIPDLLCNGGGVIVSYFEMVQNMNMDHWAEDYIYRRLDEKMTRAYHKVLEFSKKNSITMRKAAYTIALEEVVDAMKARGWV; encoded by the coding sequence ATGAATATGGAGCAGAACCTCTTCGAATCGGTCAAGCAAAACATCTGCACCTGCGCAACAGGCCCGCAGCTGACCCCCAACCTGGAATCGCTTCTTAAGAGCCCGATGAAAGAGATCCACGTCTCCCTCCCGGTGAGGATGGATGACGGAACCATACGAACGTTCCAGGGCTTCAGGGTCCAGTACAACAACGCCCGCGGGCCTGCGAAAGGAGGGATCAGGTATCACACGGACGAGACGATCGAGACGATACGCGGACTTGCGGCGATTATGACACTCAAGTGCGCCCTGCACGAGCTTCCGCTCGGCGGTGCGAAGGGGGGAGTCGTGTGCAACCCGAAAGCCATGTCGAAGGGCGAACTGGAGAGGCTTTCGAGGGCGTATATCCAGGCGCTGGACTGTTCTATCGGCCCGGACCGGGACATTCCCGCACCGGATGTGTACACGAACGAACAGACTATGGGATGGATGATCGACGAATACATCAGGCAGACGGGATGCGTCCATTTCGGGGCGATTACAGGAAAACCGCTGTCACTCGGCGGATCGGAGGGCCGTCACGACTCGACCGCACGGGGAGGGTGGTACTGCATCCGGGAGGCGGCAAAGGAGACGGGGATCGGGATGGAGATGAAGGAGACATCTTATTCACCCGAATCCAAAGCAGAGACCGGTGAGGCTGCACCTTCTGTTGCGATCCAGGGATTCGGGAATGTAGGATATAATGCCGCACTTATCGGGAAGGAGTTTGCAGGATGCAGGATCGTTGCGGTTTCGGACAGCAGCGGCGGGATCTACTCGGATGAAGGGCTCGATGTTGCGGGAGTCATGAAGCACAAGAAAGAGACGGGGTCGGTGAGATACTTTCCGGGGACCGAAGATATCACGAACTCACAGCTTTTCGAACTGGATGTCGACGTCCTCATCCCTGCTGCACTGGAGAATGCTATTACCGAAAAAAACGCAGATGAAGTGAGGGCGAAGATCCTTGCGGAGTTCGCGAACGGACCGACGTCTCCTGCCGCGGAAGAGATAATGAACAAAAGGGGGATTCATATCATCCCTGATCTTCTCTGCAACGGCGGCGGGGTGATCGTCTCGTACTTCGAGATGGTCCAGAATATGAATATGGATCACTGGGCGGAGGATTACATATACCGACGCCTGGACGAGAAGATGACGAGGGCCTACCATAAGGTGCTGGAATTTTCAAAGAAGAATTCGATTACGATGAGGAAGGCAGCATATACTATCGCTCTTGAAGAGGTCGTTGATGCGATGAAGGCAAGGGGCTGGGTGTAA